The window TCGTGCTCGGCGTGATGGTCGGCACGGACCTCGCGCTGAATCGCTTCCACTATCGCACCGAGTCGCTGTTCAGTGATTATCAGGCGGTCAACTACCTCGCGTATGCGGGCATCTTTCTGCTCGGCCGCTGCTTTGACCCGCGGGCGCACCCCGGCAAACTCATCGGCGGCGGCGTGCTCGGCGCGCTGATTTTTTATCTCGTCACGAACACCGCGGCGTGGCTGCAGAATCCGGAATACGCGAAGACGCTCGGCGACTGGATTCGCGCGCTCACGACGGGCACGACAGGCTGGCCGGAGACGTGGACGTTCCTGCGCAACACGCTGCTTGGCGGCGGGCTGTTCACCGCGTTGATCGCCTCGACGCTGCAAGCCACCGAAGCCGAGGCGCCCGAACCCGAGGAAGCCGAGGAATCCGCGCCCGAAGGCGAGCCGGCGAAGGAGGAACAGAAGGCGTGAGGGTTGCCTGATGTTGATCGGCGTCATCTCGGACACGCACGGCTACCTCGATCCCGCGGTGGCGGGGCTCTTCGAGGGCGTCGAGCACATCCTCCACGGCGGCGACATCGGCTCCCCCGCAGTCATCGCAGAGCTGGAGCCCATCGCACCGGTCACGGCCGTCCTCGGCAACACCGACACCGATGGCGGCTGGCGGGAGACGGAAATCCTCGCGCTCGCCGGGCGGAAATTCTTCGTGCATCACATCGTGGACCTCGCGGACGCGGGCGCCGCGGTCCATGGCCGCATCGCGAAGCTCCGGCCCGATGTCGTCGTCTTCGGCCACACGCACACGCCGCTGAACGAAGCGCGCGACGGCCGCCTCTATCTGAATCCCGGCTACGCAGGCAGGCCGCGTTTCAACATGCCGCGCTCGGTCGCGTTGCTGCGCGTGTCCGCCGACGGTGTGCGGGCCGAGTTCAAGGAACTGCCCAACCGCGGGCCTGCCCGGGATTGACCGGAATCGATCCATCCCATCGGATCGCATACGCCCCACAGTCCGCGCGTCGAAGGCTCCGATGATGTCCCGGCTCACGATCCACGGCGCGCTCGCGCTCGCGTGCTGCGTGTTCACCGCGCGCGGGGGCGAAGTGTCGTTCCGCCATGACGTGATGGCCGTGCTCTCGAAGGCCGGCTGCAACGCCGGCACCTGCCACGGCAACGCGAACGTCAAGGGCGGCTTCAAGCTCTCGCTCCGCGGGCAGGACCCCGACCTCGACTTTGCCGCGCTCACCCGCGACCAGTTCGCGCGCCGCCTCAATCCCTCCGCGCCCGACGTGAGCCTCATGCTGCTCAAGGCCACGCAGGGCATCGCGCACGAAGGCGTCCGTCGCTGAACGAACTTGTCGCGCGCAAGGACAACCGCATCGGCCGGCTGCTCGCTGCAGGCCGGTCCGGCCGCGAGATTCTCGTCGAGCTGTGCTGGTCGGCACCATCGCGCGCCCCGGAGGCTGCGGAGCTCGACGGGACGCTCGCTCGCGTCGCCCGCGCAAAGGACCGCCGCGGCGCGCTGGAAGATGTGTTGTGGGGTCTGCTGAACGCGAAGGAATTCGTGCTGCGGAGGCAGGCGCACGTCCCCGAACTCCCGGTCCATCCTGATTCAGCGCCGGCGTGAGCGGTCGGCGCTTTACGATTCCAGCGGGCCACTTCACGATGGCGTCGATTCATGGGACTGATCGACTTCCTGCTGAACCTGGCCTGCCTCTGCCTCTGGATCGGATTCCGGGCGTCGTGGTTTCCCGCCGGTCCCGAGGCGGCGTCGGTTTCGCTGCGCTCGACGCTGCGCCGGGCGGACGCGCCCGACCGGCGGCGGTGGTCGTGGCTGATCGCGCTGGCGGCGGTGCTTTTCTCTCGCGCGTATCTTTACTCGCAGCTCGGCGGCGCGGTGAACTGGACACCGCAACTCCAGCTCGGCGTGATCGTGGTGAACCTGCGCGTGGACTCGTTGTCCGCGGCGCTCGGCTGCTCGTGGCTCGGGTTCGCCGCGTTCTGGCTCGTGTTCCATTTCTGGCTCGTGCTGTTCTCGCTCGTGAACGGCCCGGCGCCACCGCACGACCCTGTGCAGCGGCTCGTGCGGCTGCATCTCGGCTGGGTGGACCGCCTGCCGTCCGTGGCGAAGTTCGCGGCGGCGCTGGCGGCGGTGGCGGTGGCATGGTGGCTCGCGCACGGCGCGCTCGCGGGGGCGGGCGCCATCCCGGCGGCGGCGGGTTCGCGCGTGTGGCTGCAGGGGCTGGTGCTGGGCGGCGGCGCGGTGCTCTCGTGGAAGATTCCCATCGTGGCGGTGCTGTCCGCCTCGGTGGTGAGTTCCTACATTTACTTTGGCGAGGCGGCGGTGTGGAAATGGGTCGAGTCGAGCGCGAAGCATCTGCTCGGTCCGCTGCATCGCGCGCCGCTGCGGGCGGGCCGGGTGGATTTCGCGCCGGTGGCGGGGATGGCGCTGGTGTGGCTGGCGGCACACTACGCGGAGCGCTGGTTGACGGATCTATTCCAGAAGCTCGTGGCGTGAGCGAAGGAGGGGGCGGAGTTGAACCGGACCCGCCGGAAGGACTCAGGTCGCCGGGGTGCGGACGCGGGCGGAGAGGAGGTCGTTGATCGTGACGAGGAGCTTCTCGGTGGTGAAGGGTTTCTGCATGAACACAATCTGGCCGGGGCGGCCGAGTCCGGCGACCTTCTCGTTCTCGATGAGGCCGCTGATGGCCACAAGCTTGGTCGCGGGGTCCACCTTGAGCAGGGCGCGGATGAGCGCGGCGCCGTCCATGATGGGCATCATCATGTCGGTGATGATGACGCTGATCTCGGCGCGGTGGCGCATGAAGGCGGAGAGGCCCTCGGTGCCGTCGTGGGCGGTGAGGATGCGGTAGCCGTGTTTCTCGAGCGTGGCCTGGATGATCTCGCGCATGGCGACCTCGTCGGCCACGACGAGCACGCATTCGCCGTGGCCCCACGGACGTTTGGCCTTGTGCGGCAGGGCGGGTTCGCCGGGCGCCGGAGCGCCCGCGACGGGCGGCGGCGGTTCGTTGAGCACGGCCCAGAAACGGCCGAGGTCCTTCACGGTGCGGACGTATTCTGTGAAGTCCACGGGCTTGACGATGTAGGCGTTGGCGCCGAGCTCGTAACTCCGGGCGAGGTCACGTTCCTCGCGCGAGGAGGTGAGCATGACGACCGGCACGCGGCACAATTCCGGGTCGCTCTTGAGATGCCCGAGCACCTCGAGTCCATCCATGCGCGGCATCTTCAAATCGAGCAGCACCACGGCGGGCAGCGCACTGCCGTCTCCTTCGAAGCGCCCGCGGCCGTGCAAATAATCCAGCGCGTCCACGCCGTCGTGCGTCACCGCGACCTGCGAGTTGAGGCGCTGCTCCTCGAGCGC is drawn from Verrucomicrobiota bacterium and contains these coding sequences:
- a CDS encoding response regulator, whose protein sequence is MIPLRERRHTTAPSPHTRAGLKRILLVEDNPYDVELALAALEEQRLNSQVAVTHDGVDALDYLHGRGRFEGDGSALPAVVLLDLKMPRMDGLEVLGHLKSDPELCRVPVVMLTSSREERDLARSYELGANAYIVKPVDFTEYVRTVKDLGRFWAVLNEPPPPVAGAPAPGEPALPHKAKRPWGHGECVLVVADEVAMREIIQATLEKHGYRILTAHDGTEGLSAFMRHRAEISVIITDMMMPIMDGAALIRALLKVDPATKLVAISGLIENEKVAGLGRPGQIVFMQKPFTTEKLLVTINDLLSARVRTPAT
- a CDS encoding metallophosphoesterase family protein; the encoded protein is MLIGVISDTHGYLDPAVAGLFEGVEHILHGGDIGSPAVIAELEPIAPVTAVLGNTDTDGGWRETEILALAGRKFFVHHIVDLADAGAAVHGRIAKLRPDVVVFGHTHTPLNEARDGRLYLNPGYAGRPRFNMPRSVALLRVSADGVRAEFKELPNRGPARD